In Xylanibacillus composti, the sequence TGACCCGCATTCACAATGCCGACATCTGCATTCGTCCACCGTCTGAGCCCCGCCGCCAACAAGTTGGCCAGCGGAGATTCCTCTGTCCAGGATATGCGCAAGTCTCTGTCGGCAACGGCTGCCGTTTGGCCCATCGCCTGCTTGGCAGCAGTACGATGCACTTGTATGAGGTCAACTATTTCCGGGTCCGGCGCGTAATTTTCCACCGCGATGCATCGGCCCTCTATGACAAGCTGCCTGGTCTCTCTATCCACTTGTATGTCGATCTCGCCAACATATGCGCCCAGCTTTCCCGCGGCGAAAATTCGGGTTGAACCGACAAGCAGGGGCTCCTCCAGCAGATGATGCGTATGACCGCCCAAAATACAATCAATGCCCGGAATTTCTGCGGCCATTTGCTCATCCCTTCCGAGTCCCAGGTGAGAGCAGACAACCAGTACATCCACATGAGGCCGCAATTGTGCCGCCCATTCTCTCACGCATGCAAGCGGCTCGCCGATGTCCCAGCCAAGCAAGTTGTAGAAGGCGTTGAAATTCACCGTTACACCAATGATGCCGATGGTGACGCCGGCTTTCTCGATCACAACATAAGGCTTGATCCAATCCGGCAGCTTTCCGCTCTCAAGCTCCCTCATGTTGCCGGCAACTATCGGGAATTGCGCCTGGCGGGAAAGCATGTACAATTCGCCCTTGGTAAAGGTCAGGCCCTCATTGTTCCCCGGAACGAATACCTCATAGCCGATGGCATTCATCATCGCAATATTGCACCGTCCATCTGTGCCCTCGGTCTCCAGTCGCATGCGGTCCATATGATCGCCGATGTCCATCAACAGTATCCCGTCCTGCTCGTGTTCCCTGCGGATAGCGCGTATCGCTGACGCCGCCCTGGCTGCGTTCTCGAGGTGGCTGTGGATGTCATTTGTATGTACGATTTTCACATGCAGCGTCTTCATACCGTCCCCTCCTGATCCTTGCGGCAGTAGACTTTACTAAGTATACGTCCGAATTGTCCAACACATGTCCTCCTAAGCATAACATTTGCGCCATAAATGTGGTATGCTTGGAGCAAAGACAATGAGTAGAATAGAGTAGTTGAGGTGTTTGCCTTGGAATCGAGAACGTGGAAAATCCAATGCTTTGCAGCGGTCGCCGATCAGGCAGGCACGAACCTGATCGAGCTGGAGCTGCCAGCCGATGCGCTAACCGCGGCTGAGCTGAAGCAAGCCGCAGCTGAACGGCATCCCAAGGCCGGCAGTCTGATCGCGACCTGCTTTGTCGCCAGAAATCGCGCCTATGCGCGCGAGGAGGATACAGTTATGCCCGAAGACGAGCTGGCATTCATTCCTCCAGTTTCCGGCGGGGAGACCGGCGCCCGTTATACGGACCCCGGCGGCCGGTTTTGCATCACTTATGATCACATTGATATTGAACAGGTTGCGGGAATGGTTCGACATCCCGATCATGGCGCAGAGCTGTTATTTGTCGGGACTACCCGCGAGCATACATACGGCCAGAAGACCGTCATGCTGGAATATGAAGCCTATATCCCCATGGCCCTGCAAACATTAGCCCAAATCGGAGAGGAGATCAGCGCGAAATGGAACGGCGCTTTCTGCGCGATTACCCATCGTCTCGGCCAAGTTGCCGTTGGCGAAGCAAGCGTCGTTATAGCGGTCTCTTCTCCGCATCGCGCTGCCTGCTACGAAGCGAGCCGATACGCCATTGACCGGCTCAAGCAAATCGTGCCCATCTGGAAAAAAGAAATATGGGAGGACGGGTCGGAATGGAAGGGCGCGCAAACCGGCCCCTGGGACCCGACTGCAGCACCTATTCAAGGAGAATCCACATGAACGAGCGTTATTCGCGACAGCATCTATTCGCTCCAATCGGGCGAAGCGGACAAGAGAAATTAGCGCGGGCATCTATCGCAATCGTCGGCATGGGAGCCCTGGGCTCCGCATTGGCGGACATGGCGGCTAGGGCCGGGATTGGCGAAATTCGCCTGATCGACCGGGATTTCGTGGAATTCAGCAACTTGCAGCGCCAGATGCTATATGATGAATCAGATGCCAGCCGCTACCTGCCTAAGACTGAAGCGGCTGCAATCCGTCTCGCTGCCATCAATTCTGAAGTGAGCCTCATCCCCCGCGTGGCCGATTTGCATGCAGGCAATGCCGAGGAGCTGCTGCATGGCACGGACCTCATCCTTGATGGCAGCGATAACTTTACCGTCCGTTATTTATTGAATGATTATGCGATCAAGATGGGCATCCCCTACATTTATGGCGGCGCAGTAGCCTCCAGAGGTGTCTGTTATCCGGTTCTGCCTGAACGCGGGCCGTGCTTGCGCTGCCTGTTCCCCAATCCGCCCGAGCGAGGAACTGCGGAAACCTGTGATACTGCCGGCGTGATCTCTCCGATCATCCACGCGATTACGGCGATGCAGATGGCAGAAGCCTTGAAATGCCTTGTGGGCGATTTGGATGCAGTACAGAAGCAGCTGGTACAGCTCGACCTTTGGCGCAATCACTGGTCGCAGATCGATGTGTCTCAGGCCAAGCGGCCTGATTGTCCGGCATGCGCAGAACGGCGCTTCGAATTTTTGGACGACCAAACAGCTGTCGGCTGGTCCCAGACTATGTGCGGGAGAAATTCGGTTCAAATTCGACCAGCGCAGCCGGCCTCGCTTGATTTCGATGCAATGGTAAAAAAACTTTCTCCGGTCGGACGAGTCGAACGGACGCCATTTTTATTGCGTTTTATGCCTGACGATACCCATACGCTGGTTCTGTTCCCGGATGGGCGGGCCCTGATTCAGGGTACCGAGGACCCTACTATGGCCAGAAGCTTATATAGCCGATATGTCGGAGATTGACTAAAACTGTATGATTTTATGAAAAAATTGAGCATTTGAAAAGGTTTTTGTCGCTTTGTGTAGAATGAAATATTCAGAGACTTCAAAGACACCTCATTTCCAAAATTCAGAAGAGTAGCAGGGTGACAAAACCATGAACATTCATGTAACAGAATTGCAACCGGGAGACCGCCTTGAAAAAGACATATTCAATGATCACGGCATACTGATCCTTTCCGCTAATGCCGTATTGAATCGGCAGGATATTGACCGGCTCGAATTTTTACGTGTCGATTATGTCGATATTCTGCCGCGCACCAGCTCGGATCATGATCCCTTTCAAGATGTCGCCAAGCGTGAAATTTCGCAGCAGCTTCATGATGATTTCGGCGATGCCGTTCAAACGATCCGGGGCATGTTCGAACAAGTACGCGCCGAAGGAAAGCTTGACGGCGTTGAGGTCGAGCAAACGCTAAACCCATTAATCGAGCATTTCAAGCAGGAGCAAGATGTTGTCAATTTGCTGCTTTCGCTGAACAGCAAGGATGATTACACGTACCAGCACAGCGTGCAAGTCGGCATGATTTCATACTATTTGGCCAAATGGGCAGGATTTAGGGAGAAGGAAGCGTACTTGGTCGGCAAATGCGGATACTTGCACGATATTGGAAAAAGCCTGATTTCCGAGGATATCCTCCTCAAGCCATCCAAGCTGACCCAGGAAGAATTCGAAGAAGTGAAGAAGCACACTTTGCACGGATACGAAATACTGTCGCATAGCTTCCGCGAAAAGGAGCTGGCTCTCGTAGCTTTGGAGCATCATGAACGGTTGAATGGAAGCGGTTACCCGAGGCGACTTGCCGGTACAGCCATTCATCCTTACTCGCGTATTGTTGCCGTTGCCGACGTATACAGCGCGATGATCTCCACTCGGGTATATCAGGAGAAGCGCGACCTGCTGGCCGTTCTGAAAGAGCTGCACCGGCTTAGCTTCGAGGAGCTTGATCCCTATTATGTACAAGTGTTTATCAAGCACATGATTCCTAATTTTATCGGAAAGCGCTTACGCCTTACAACCGGAGAGGTCGGCATTATCGTGATGATCAACAACTCCGATTTTTTCCGTCCGCTTATTCGATTAGAAAATCGATTTATTGATCTTTCTGCCGAAATGCAATATGAGGTGGCCAACGTATATGTGTAACCGTTCCGGCTCTAGTGCATGCATGAAGGTGAGGCCTGTTTCCTTTTGGCAATGAAACAGGCTGTATCCTTGATTGGACAGGAAGAGCCTGTTAAGACAATTCGATAACCACAACTTTCTGGCTTCGACAAGGCTTATTTTACGATGCGCTTGGCTGTGACAAAGGTTTCTTTCCAATACGATTTATTGATATCTGTAATTTGCACTCCATCCTTTGGTTCCGGCGAAGAATGAATCATCCTCTGATTGCCCATGTAAATGCCCACATGGCCAATCGTCTTCTCCTTCTTGAACCTTCCCGGCACATAGAAATACAACAGATCGCCCTTCTTCAGAGATTTCCTGCTGACCGTCGTGCCCTTCCTCGCCTGCGCGCGCGCCGTGCGCGGCAAATCCACCCCGTATTTGTCGAAGATAAACCGGGTATAGGAAGAACAGTCAAACCGTTTGTTTGAACTCGAATAGGGCTTCGCCCCGAATTTGTATTTCACGCCCAAGTATTTCCTCGCCTCATTAATCATGCTGTCGATGTTGATGTTCTTCAGGACCGGCTCCGCTTCTGCTTCCCATATCTCTGAGTCTAAGGACTGCCAAACCTCCGTGTCCTCTCCTGTCGGATCTTCGGCGAAATCCAGATCCTGAGCGGTGTCATTCGGCATCAGATCCGGTGCCGGTTGCAGCTGGATACGATCGCTTCCATCCCATTCAGCCGTTATTTCGTTGCCGAACAATTGCTGCAGGCTCTCGATCGATACATACGGCTGACCATTGATTTCTCGTACTGCATCAGGAAGCTGAACAGTAGCTTCCTCCTTCATGGCCTGATTGCTGTTGCTTCGCAGCACATAGACGATATCGTGATCACCAATTTGAAAAGCACCTGTTTCCGCATCCTGCTGGACAAATCGGAATCCCGCTTTGCGCATAAGCGGCAGCAAAGGAGCGTAGACCTCTCCGTTCATTTCCACAACCGAAACTTGATCGTCCCGCACCTCGTTCTGCTGGTCTCGAATCGGGATCGCTTGTTGCGGTGTTTGCATCAAATTGAATTGTCTTTGGTTAGAAAGTCCGTCATTTTCGAGGATTCTTCTTTTCTTGTTGCCCTTGTTGTTAGCCTGAGACTTCTTGTTCTTGGAAGTAGCTTGATTAGAACGATTTCCTTTTTCCTGTGCTTGCTTTGACTTCCCATTCTTATTCTTTTGCTTTTGGTTCTTGTCTTCCACTGACTGCTGGCGTGCTTGGTCTTGATTTGTATTGGCGCAAGCGCTCACGACGCCGATCGACAGCGCAACCAAGCTGATACCCATGGCCCGCAATAATCGCTTCATATTCACCGCTCCTTCATTGATTTGGGGTCCGGATACCTCTTCCGTCCTGATCATAGGATGAAGCGATTGGCGTTCAAATATGCGGGTAACGACGCGCGAACTTGGATGAAAAAGCGTACTAATGAGGTCAGAATTTCCAACTTGCATATTCCAAATCATACAGATTTAGAAAAGCACATCATATTTACACTAAGCAAACATCGCGCCAAAATAAAAATACGTGTCCGCGCAGCTTTATTGCGCAGACACGTATATATTGAAATTAATTACATATTGGAATTAACCAATACTGCCTTCCATCTCAAACTTGATCAGACGATTCATCTCAACAGCGTACTCCATCGGCAATTCCTTCGTGAACGGCTCGATAAAGCCCATGACAATCATTTGCGTCGCTTCGGCAGCAGTCAATCCACGGCTCATCAGGTAAAACAACTGCTCTTCGGAGACTTTGGATACCGTCGCCTCGTGCTCCAGCGTAATGTTGTCGTTCAGAATCTCGTTGTATGGAATCGTATCCGACGTGGATTCCTTATCCATAATGAGCGTATCGCACTGGATGTTCGCCTTCGACCCTTGCGAATTGCGGCCAAAGGATGCCAGTCCGCGATAAGTGACCTTGCCGCCATGCTTGCTGATGGACTTGGAGACAATCGTCGAAGTCGTCTCCGGAGCAAGGTGCAGCATCTTGGCGCCTGCGTCCTGATGTTGGCCTTTGCCGGCAACAGCGATCGAAAGCACGCTGCCCTTCGCGCCGCGGCCCTTCAGCACAACTGCCGGATACTTCATCGTCAGCTTCGAGCCGATATTGCCGTCTACCCATTCCATTGTCGCATTTTCTTCGGCTACCGCACGCTTTGTCACCAGATTATAGATGTTCGGCGCCCAGTTTTGGATCGTCGTGTAACGCGCACGGGCATTTTTGCGGCAGATAATCTCGACGACGGCGCTGTGCAGGGAGTTCGTGCTGTACACAGGAGCTGTACATCCTTCCACATAATGCACGAACGCATCCTCGTCAACGATAATGAGCGTCCGCTCAAATTGCCCCATATTCTCAGAATTGATCCGGAAGTAAGCCTGTAGCGGAATTTCACACTTTACGCCCTTCGGCACATAGATAAAGCTACCGCCAGACCAAACCGCGCTGTTCAACGCGGCGAACTTGTTGTCCGACGGCGGAACGATTGTGCCGAAATATTCACGGAAAATTTCCGGGTGCTCACGCAGCGCCGTATCCGTATCGCAGAAGATGACACCTTGATCTTCCAGTTCTTTCTGCATGCTGTGATACACAACCTCAGACTCATATTGCGCGGAAACCCCTGCCAGAAATTTCTGCTCGGCCTCGGGGATTCCCAGCTTGTCAAAAGTCGCTTTGATTTCCGAAGGCACTTCTTCCCAAGTTTTCCCCTGCTTCTCGGATGGGCGGACATAATACTGGATGTCGTCGAAATCTAGCTCATCCAGGTTTCCTCCCCACTTTGGCATTGGCATTTTGTTGAATTGCTCCAACGATTTCAGCCGGAACTCCAGCATCCATGCAGGTTCACCCTTAATGCGGGAAATCTCTCTAACGATCTCTGGAGT encodes:
- a CDS encoding bifunctional metallophosphatase/5'-nucleotidase, whose translation is MKTLHVKIVHTNDIHSHLENAARAASAIRAIRREHEQDGILLMDIGDHMDRMRLETEGTDGRCNIAMMNAIGYEVFVPGNNEGLTFTKGELYMLSRQAQFPIVAGNMRELESGKLPDWIKPYVVIEKAGVTIGIIGVTVNFNAFYNLLGWDIGEPLACVREWAAQLRPHVDVLVVCSHLGLGRDEQMAAEIPGIDCILGGHTHHLLEEPLLVGSTRIFAAGKLGAYVGEIDIQVDRETRQLVIEGRCIAVENYAPDPEIVDLIQVHRTAAKQAMGQTAAVADRDLRISWTEESPLANLLAAGLRRWTNADVGIVNAGQLLRNVEKGGISREMLHECCPSPINPCRMTLTGAAIRQALEESLLEDRIHIPIRGFGFRGKELGVLAVDGATVYYDPTRPSYEKIVRVEIQGRPMEADQTYSVGTIDMFSFGIGYLSLKGGGEIRYWLPEFIRDVLCSQLNEPSEVERSERSRWRNVHEIKEMGTSIPDTGG
- a CDS encoding molybdenum cofactor biosynthesis protein — translated: MESRTWKIQCFAAVADQAGTNLIELELPADALTAAELKQAAAERHPKAGSLIATCFVARNRAYAREEDTVMPEDELAFIPPVSGGETGARYTDPGGRFCITYDHIDIEQVAGMVRHPDHGAELLFVGTTREHTYGQKTVMLEYEAYIPMALQTLAQIGEEISAKWNGAFCAITHRLGQVAVGEASVVIAVSSPHRAACYEASRYAIDRLKQIVPIWKKEIWEDGSEWKGAQTGPWDPTAAPIQGEST
- a CDS encoding ThiF family adenylyltransferase, whose amino-acid sequence is MNERYSRQHLFAPIGRSGQEKLARASIAIVGMGALGSALADMAARAGIGEIRLIDRDFVEFSNLQRQMLYDESDASRYLPKTEAAAIRLAAINSEVSLIPRVADLHAGNAEELLHGTDLILDGSDNFTVRYLLNDYAIKMGIPYIYGGAVASRGVCYPVLPERGPCLRCLFPNPPERGTAETCDTAGVISPIIHAITAMQMAEALKCLVGDLDAVQKQLVQLDLWRNHWSQIDVSQAKRPDCPACAERRFEFLDDQTAVGWSQTMCGRNSVQIRPAQPASLDFDAMVKKLSPVGRVERTPFLLRFMPDDTHTLVLFPDGRALIQGTEDPTMARSLYSRYVGD
- a CDS encoding HD-GYP domain-containing protein; its protein translation is MNIHVTELQPGDRLEKDIFNDHGILILSANAVLNRQDIDRLEFLRVDYVDILPRTSSDHDPFQDVAKREISQQLHDDFGDAVQTIRGMFEQVRAEGKLDGVEVEQTLNPLIEHFKQEQDVVNLLLSLNSKDDYTYQHSVQVGMISYYLAKWAGFREKEAYLVGKCGYLHDIGKSLISEDILLKPSKLTQEEFEEVKKHTLHGYEILSHSFREKELALVALEHHERLNGSGYPRRLAGTAIHPYSRIVAVADVYSAMISTRVYQEKRDLLAVLKELHRLSFEELDPYYVQVFIKHMIPNFIGKRLRLTTGEVGIIVMINNSDFFRPLIRLENRFIDLSAEMQYEVANVYV
- a CDS encoding C40 family peptidase — protein: MKRLLRAMGISLVALSIGVVSACANTNQDQARQQSVEDKNQKQKNKNGKSKQAQEKGNRSNQATSKNKKSQANNKGNKKRRILENDGLSNQRQFNLMQTPQQAIPIRDQQNEVRDDQVSVVEMNGEVYAPLLPLMRKAGFRFVQQDAETGAFQIGDHDIVYVLRSNSNQAMKEEATVQLPDAVREINGQPYVSIESLQQLFGNEITAEWDGSDRIQLQPAPDLMPNDTAQDLDFAEDPTGEDTEVWQSLDSEIWEAEAEPVLKNINIDSMINEARKYLGVKYKFGAKPYSSSNKRFDCSSYTRFIFDKYGVDLPRTARAQARKGTTVSRKSLKKGDLLYFYVPGRFKKEKTIGHVGIYMGNQRMIHSSPEPKDGVQITDINKSYWKETFVTAKRIVK
- the sufB gene encoding Fe-S cluster assembly protein SufB — its product is MAKQMPEIGEYKYGFRDEHKAIFQTGKGLTPEIVREISRIKGEPAWMLEFRLKSLEQFNKMPMPKWGGNLDELDFDDIQYYVRPSEKQGKTWEEVPSEIKATFDKLGIPEAEQKFLAGVSAQYESEVVYHSMQKELEDQGVIFCDTDTALREHPEIFREYFGTIVPPSDNKFAALNSAVWSGGSFIYVPKGVKCEIPLQAYFRINSENMGQFERTLIIVDEDAFVHYVEGCTAPVYSTNSLHSAVVEIICRKNARARYTTIQNWAPNIYNLVTKRAVAEENATMEWVDGNIGSKLTMKYPAVVLKGRGAKGSVLSIAVAGKGQHQDAGAKMLHLAPETTSTIVSKSISKHGGKVTYRGLASFGRNSQGSKANIQCDTLIMDKESTSDTIPYNEILNDNITLEHEATVSKVSEEQLFYLMSRGLTAAEATQMIVMGFIEPFTKELPMEYAVEMNRLIKFEMEGSIG